The following proteins are co-located in the Eptesicus fuscus isolate TK198812 chromosome 9, DD_ASM_mEF_20220401, whole genome shotgun sequence genome:
- the FNDC10 gene encoding fibronectin type III domain-containing protein 10, translating to MRAPPPPLLLLLLLAACRPPPCAAAAPTPPSWEPAADAPWCPYKVLPEDAEAGGGRLCFRSPVRGFRCQEPGCAVHTSAGHSLRASVLRNRSVLVQWRLPPARARRLRSFVLDCSWRGAYTRFPCERVLLGASCRDYLLPDVHEGVRYHLCLQPLPLHSERAPEAIGPAECVEFVAEPAGMRDIVVAMTAVGGSICVMLVVICLLVAYITENLMHPAFGRPGLRRQP from the coding sequence ATgcgcgccccgccgccgccgctgctgctgctgctgctgctggctgcctgcaggCCGCCGCCCTGCGCCGCGGCCGCCCCGACGCCCCCAAGCTGGGAGCCGGCGGCCGACGCGCCCTGGTGCCCCTACAAGGTGCTGCCCGAGGACGCcgaggcgggcggcgggcgccTGTGCTTCCGCAGCCCCGTGCGCGGCTTCCGCTGCCAGGAGCCCGGCTGCGCGGTGCACACCTCGGCCGGCCACTCGCTGCGCGCCAGCGTCCTGCGCAACCGCAGCGTGTTGGTGCAGTGGCGCCTGCCGCCGGCCCGGGCGCGCCGCTTGCGCTCCTTCGTGCTGGACTGTTCGTGGCGCGGAGCCTACACGCGCTTCCCCTGCGAGCGCGTGCTGCTCGGCGCCTCCTGCCGGGACTACCTGCTGCCCGACGTGCACGAGGGCGTGCGCTACCACCTGTGCCTGCAGCCGCTGCCGCTGCACAGCGAGCGCGCCCCCGAGGCCATCGGGCCCGCCGAGTGCGTGGAGTTCGTCGCGGAGCCGGCCGGCATGCGGGACATCGTGGTGGCCATGACGGCGGTGGGCGGCTCCATCTGCGTCATGCTCGTGGTCATCTGCCTGCTCGTGGCGTACATCACGGAGAACCTCATGCACCCGGCCTTCGGGCGCCCGGGCCTGCGCAGGCAGCCCTGA